One Argentina anserina chromosome 6, drPotAnse1.1, whole genome shotgun sequence genomic window, atttattacaaataataaGTTATGTAACCGAGactgaaccgaaccgaattataAGTTAACCGAAACTGTAGTTAATAGATGTTTTTTCCGGTTTCAGTTTTGAGAAATATAAAACCGAGACCTCGATTTCAATGGTTAGTGTTCTTAAACTGAACCGATAGATCGAATCCGCCCGTCTAGGAGAGAATGATAAAGGAAGAAGACAAAAGCACCATGTGTAGGTGAAACAAGACAACCAACAATCACAGTTTCACAGAGAGCGAAACGGTCAAAACCTCTGTTAGTTAAATGAGTGGGTCAATCCCTCGGCTATGGTGCTGCCAAGTCATCTCTGTGAACCTTCACCGAAGTGAAGGGAAGAATTTTCGCCTGCAAACAGTCAATAGAGTACAGAAACACCCCCAGTCTTATTTCTGGGTGTCTCTGCCAATCTCTGTGTTTCCAACGGTGTTGTGTTTGGTGGAAAACAGAGGACAAAGAAGGATTCTTTGGAAGACATGGCTGTGGGGAAGGAAGATATTCTGAAACCCCGTATGGACAAGAGGGAGTACAGGAGGATCGTCCTCCCTAACTCCCTTGAAGTCCTCCTCATCAGCGATCCTAATACTGACAAGGCAAAACACTCTTGTTTCCCTCTTTAATTTTTATCCATAACTTTTCAATCTCATATTTGGGTTTTTCATATGTTTTATCCATCAAAAGGCTGAACCTATTTCTGTATTTCCCAGTGTGCTGCTTCCATGGATGTCAGTGTTGGTTCTTTCAGTGACCCTGATGGCTTGGAGGGCCTTGCGCATTTCCTTGGTATAACTGTTGCTTTGGTTTTATTGATGTTCTTCTGTATTTGGGTGTTTATTGCATTGTCAGTTGCTATGTTCTGCTCTCTTTTGTGTAAAAGAATTCATTCCTGGCAAACGGTGTTGGTGTCTTTTATCACTTTTACTTCTGGTGTCTTTGGTAGACAGAGGTTTTAATTTATCATGTTCAGTCATATGTTAGTGAGATACAATGCATAAGCCGTTTTCCGAATTAAGCAAGTGTTTTCTTGCAGAGCATATGCTGTTTTATGCTAGTGAGAAGTACCCTTTGGAGGATAGTTACATGAAGTACATCACCGAGGTAATTTACTTGCCCCTGCAGAGCAATTGAGCCTTATATAAAATCTCAACGCGAAGCTCCAGCAGCATTTAGTTTGCTGTTTTAGTctcactaattttttttaatcattctTCTCCACTTTATGTTACTGCTGTCGGACAATGGAGAAAGCCATGGAAGTTATAAAATAGAAGAGCTAAGGAAATAAAAAGGCCTGCACTAAGAAATTCTTGCAATTATACAGCGCATGCTGCATGGTCAAATGGCAATATTATGAAAAATCTTCTAACTCAGAATAGTCATGTCCTTATTGACGTACTGTACAGTCTGTACTTATTAACTGGAACATAGATATAGATGAACTATAAATTGTCATAATCTTTTCAGATATATACTTTGTTCAACTGTTCACTTATCAACCTCCCCCGGGGCGATTCTCCAGTCTGAGTGTTACAACTGAGTAATATATTTGATCATCTATTTTGGCAGTGGTTTTATTTTTGGACTTACTGGGAGAATCCATCTATTATGTTTGATTGCGGTGCATATACTGTTATCCTGTCATTTTGCTAACTTGTCAGCCTAAACCACATATGTTGTTTCGACTTCGTGAATGGCTAATATTCTTAATGCACAGCATGGAGGAAGAACAAATGCTTTCACAGCTTCTGAACACACCAACTATCATTTTGACACTAATCCCGATGGTTTTGAGGAGGCTCTGGACAGGTAGATTCTGCTTTTCTTTTTATCaaaaactgtttttttttcattttggaattaaaaaaatataatttttgtgCTTTTGTCTGTTTGACTTTCCAGGTTTGCTCAGTTCTTCATTAAACCGTTGATGTCAGCTGATGCTACAACGAGGGAAATTAAAGCTGTTGATTCAGGTTAGTATTGCGAGGCAGAAGCTAGTATTTTTTGCCTTATTGGCTAGATAGGGATAATAACACTAGGAAGCAAAGAACTCAACAAGAAACAATCAAAAAACATAAAGATTTAAGCTGTAGACTTAGGCAGGATGATCTATTTGAGTTCTGTTCTAAATATCCCACAGAAGCTCCATTTTTCTGTTAGAAATGATCGAAACAAGAAGCTGATTACAAAGATTCCGAAGACACCTATATATACTTTTTGACAACCGTAAGGGTATTCCTTATGAAAGCAGAAAAAAATGATAATAAATACCCAACAACAGCAGGGATATGTAAAGACCAAAGCAGCAATGAATTGACAATAAACTCCTATTTTAATTTTGTAGCCTGTTGGATGCTGTGCATCAGTGAGCTATCTTTTTTTGATATTGAAACTTATAATTAGAGTAAGTGGCTGCAGTATGagttaataaaaaaaacttttaatgACTGATCTGTGTTTGATGTTacagaaaatcagaaaaatctGTTGTCTGATGGGTGGAGAATGAACCAGGTATTGAGTTTCAGCTTTGGAGCTCACAtactccctctctctctccctctctctccctctcacgcACTGAATGTGTATTTGAAATATATCCAAAAATTATCATGATTTTATGAATTTAGTCCAGTTTTCATGTTTAAATTGATACTGGCCATTTTTACCAATATTCCCGTTACTATAAGTTTGTTAGCTtccttttcaaaaaaaaaaagtttgataGTCTATTCACGGTAAACATTtgattttctaaatttttttaattaagtttGCGGTGTCTTCCAAGTTCTAATTCTGTAAGTGTTCATCAATTAGATATCCATGGACTATCATGGACTTTACTGGCATGTGCAGGCGATGGTGTTCTAGTTCTGTTCTTTTCTGTCTTTTTAATCACAAGTTTGATGTTCTAATGCCAAATGAACCATGTAAGAATAGTAGGTTCAAATTAGCATCATGGGATTTATCTTGGTTCATCTTTATTATTGTAACTGTTTACCGCTAGTGTGTCTAGCTGGCTGTATAACTAGTCTTGATGAAAAAAGCATGTAGTTAAATTGACCTTGGAGCATGTAACTAATATATATCTGGAATGTGGACATGCCAGCACATTGATATTTAGATTGACTATGAGTGGCAACGCCATCTCCCTTCAAGATTTCAGTAATTAACTCAACACTTCCAAGAAAAATATAGGACATATTTACTTCATCGTGACTTTTGAAGTTCACAGTGCAAGAATGCTACCTAGATGTTTAATTAGCATGATTGCTATGGCATTAATACTTCCAGAAATGCTTTGAATACAAATTCTTTGAGACGATTAGAGAAACACCtttgatctctctctctctctctctctcacacacacacacacacacacatacacacacacacatacacacacatacaAGTAGTAGGTAATTGAGCAGTTGTAGCTATTTTCTGAAACAGTTTGGCTAAATAAGTAAAGAACTACACTTGTTCTTACAGATTACAGTAAACAACCAGTATCTACTTTGAAGTGAAATAGACCATTTGGCTTCTCTCGTATGTATTCTAGCAGTCTTTCCATATCTTTAACACATGTGTAACACTTTTCATATGCATTTAATGTCTCTTTACAGCTTCAGAAGCATCTAAGTGCAGTGGATCATCCTTACCATAAATTTAGTACAGGTACTTTGATTATaacaattttgttgttgttgaactTGAATTTCTTCTTTAGTCATGATAAGCTGTGTTTAATTTAAATTGGACCCCTTTACAAGAACTCTTAGTAGCTGGCTGCTGCTGACTGAAAATTTTTCCTATGTTTTGTTGATTTATGAAGTTATATGTACTATTCCTATAAGAAATGTCAACATTTCTCATGTGCCTTATGAGTCAGGCAATTGGGATACCTTGGAGGTTCGACCGAAAGCAAAGGGATTAGACACCAGGCATGAGCTTATTAAATTCTATGAAGAATACTATTCAGCGAACCTCATGCATCTGGTTATATATGGAAAAGGTTTCTAGCTATGTTCAACTATAACAATTGGACTCAGTAACCATATAATCAAGCTGTAATGTTGACATCTTGCCATTGTGGACGTTTTCAGAAAAGCTAGATAAAATCCAAGGCCTTGTAGAGGACAAGTTTAAAGAAGTTCAAAATATCGACCGAAATTGCCTCCGTTTTGCTGGTGAGCCTTGCCCATCAGAACATCTGGAGGTACATGGTTCCCCTGAATATTTATGCTGAGTTGAAAGGTTGCTTTGTTACACTTTCCAAAACAATTAGCAGATTAGATAATTTGGACTAAAAACAGAACAGTAGGTTAATGCTTAATACAAGGCTTATACTGAATGCATAATTTTTGCACTTCTGTGTTTTTATCAGATTCTTGTGAGAACGGTCCCGATTAAAGAGGGTCATAAATTGAGACTTGCATGGCCTATAACTCCAGAAATTCACCACTACAAGGAAGTGCCATGTAGGTATCTTGGTCATCTTATTGGCCATGAAGGAGAAGGATCTTTATATTACATCTTGAAAACATTGGGTGAGTTTTGCATATCTGTTACAGGGTTATGCATTTCAGAAACCTTTTAAACTCATTTATGTGTAACTAGTTTTCATTGACACACCTTTATAGACTTCTGATAAGTGTCTGTGTTTGTGTGTTTTCAAATTTCTCTTACATTATTACAAGAGTCATTATGAGTGAAATGTAACTTAAAAGTGAACAAAGGTCATAAAACTTTAAAGTCTTTCAATATCAGCTTGTTTTCATATAAGCAGAGATATTATCGGAGTTATGTGTGTGAGATTATCATCTTTTAGACAGTTTACACCACACTTTTTACACTATAATTTACTATCCACattgcatgtttttttttgttagtgTCTTCAATTGTCTTTTTGTGAAGACAAAATATGGGAATGAATTTCATTCTTAAAGGGAAAAGGAGTGGATTGCAAATCTGGGTGTGGGATCTTCATGCTCCTTGTGCAGTTCTGTTTGTCTACCTCAGATCTCCTTCTTGTACTCTTGTAGTGGAATACAGAAAAAATGATCAGATTTTACAGTTCTGGAAGAAACTTTAAAGCTAGCCCCAGTACTTGAATGAAGTAGATTTGGTTTTACCGTACAAGCAGAGGTGTATATTCAGagggtgaattttttttacaagcgGTGTTATGTCTAGATActgtctctctcttttctctcttcggACGTAATATTTCTTATTATTGTTCGTTTCTCAACTTTTGTGAGTTGAAAACCATTTTGAAATTCTGAGTGGAAATAGTCAAGTTCTGTGATAGTGTGCATGACTGTAAACATACTTCAGCGAAAGTTCTCATTTTAATATAACAACATGCTTGGCTAAATTCTTAGTAAATTAGGATAAAAGGAAAGCTACTTGGTGAAAGTTAACTTCAATTATTATCATTATTGCAGGATGGGCAACAGGTTTGTCTGCTGGTGAATCAGATTCTACTCTGGACTTTGCTTTCTTTAAAGTAAATATTGATCTCACCAATGCGGGTCATGGTCAGTTGATCTCTTACTTCTTGCTAATTCATTGATTATTATGACTAGTAGTACCAGAGCAAATCACGATTGCATAGGTTTGACTTGGAACTCTAAAATCAAAAGTGGCCATTATGGTGCCTCCATTCTTGAGTCTGTTACTTCCTTATTTTTGTCGtcaaaaggaaattaattTTTCTGCCAAAGTTGTTAAATCAATTTTAAAAGACTTGAATGGTCGCTCTCTTGTTTTTGAATTGTCTGATATCGAAGTGGATTGGAAAATTAGGTCCTCTCTTGTTCCTGTGGCGTTGAGTGAGGTATTTGAAGAACACGTTTTCTTGAGTAAGGGGTGGCATATTTGGATTGAAGCATGTGCTTAGTATAATTGAGTAATATATTCCTTTAGTGGCTCAATTGTCCATTAATTTCACACCTCGTGTTTTTATCATGTTCTAAAAACTAggttttataattttaaactATATTGAAGGTGATATATTGGTTGCACACAATGAAATTGTTTGGAATTGAAAGAAAACTCAATCCTTGCAACTGGCACATCCATGGCTGAACCCATGGTTTTAGTTTTTGTAACCTTTCAGGTAAATCCCTAAAAAAAATCGTTCAGGTAAATTCGATTTACTGCTTGTAGTATTTATTAAGGCTTTGAAGTTGGTTTACAGTCCAAACCAATGCAACTCGACATTTTTGGCTGAACTGACTTTGGGTCACTATTATTATCATCAATTGTTTTGTTCTATTGCTTGGATTTCAAAAATATTCCTATCCTTAAATATTCAAAGGACCACAAGCTATACATTTAGTAGTTAAAATTGGGTTTGAGATAATTTATAATCAATTGGTGGAGTGATGGCTAATGCTTAGATGGCTTTTATGCCAGATCACTTGTTTGATGTCTGCAGTTAACAAAATGTATGATTCTGTTTTCCCAAAAAAAGAACTGGGTTTAACGTGGTTAATCTGAGCCAGAGGTTATGTTctgtatataaaaaaaactttgcAAAATCCAATTCAGGAAGAAAAACTGTAAGAGATGTATAATTTGGCAAACATACCCCTTTAAGTGATGGCATCCCTACAGTGCTGAATGGAACTACCTTGATGATGCCTGTTGAATTTTTGGATACCAATTTGATCAATCTTGAAGTCGCCAATCTGTCCGATCAGAATTTGTTGAGGAACTAAGTGCTAACAAtcttttttcgtttttctGTACTCTTAAGTTTTATAGTCTACGGAGCTTCTATTTACAAGTTCTATAGGGCTTGGGTTACTCGTCTGAGCTTTTCAATTTTGTGATTGGCATTATTCAAAGCCTGGAGTATAATTTCTAGATTATAATTACCCTTGTGGCTACAATGCAGAGCACATGCAAGATATAGTAGGCTTGCTTTTCAAATACATATCCCTTTTACAGCAGTCAGGTGTCTGCAAATGGATTTTTGATGAGGTAGACACCCGTCTCAACTTTTATTAAAATTGAGTGTAGCATCTATTTATGTTAGAACCACCGATGCATGGGTATAATTATATGGCATCGTATTCAATATTTATTCCTGGTTGTTCAATCCTCGATCAATGCGTCGTCCGTAAAGAAGAATGAACTGTAAAGATGATAATGAGAGTTCTAGTTATGTATGCCATTTTACTTAATGACTATGTGTCCTTCTCCAAAGCAAACCACACGAATCTCTTAGGATTAATCTCTACATCAGTTGCCACAAATATGGCTCAAAGATGTAAAGACAGCCTCCATCGCCATTTCCCTAATTGTAATAATGACTTATAGTGATATTATAAAAGAATTTTAAGATGATTCATTGAATGACTAAATTGCTTCATTTGGATGGTGAGAGCAGTTAAATATCCAAATATCCCAAACTATGAGAGGTAGTTATGTTGTCTTCTATTGATTGTTTGGCTATTATGGCTTTATATGCTTTCTAAGTACGAAGTCATGTCTCATTTTATGTTTGTGAATGACTGTTCATCTCACTTGAACAAATGCAAGTTAACGAGGATGAATGAATgttatcttattttttttgaCAACACTGAAAGCATGAGTATCACTAAGTTATTATCATTTGGTTTGATGTGTCAACTTTCTCTCTATATTGTTGCATCACCATGTTCTCATTACTGCAGTTTGATTTGCTCTCTAAATTATAGTTTTTTGTTAATCATATTCAAGTATGGAGATCATGTCTTTGATTTTTTAATGAGCCTTGACATGAATTTATGTTTTCTGAAGCTATCCGCTGTTTGCGAGACACAGTTTCATTATCAGGACAAAATTCAGCCTATTAACTACGTGGTCGATATTTCATGTAATATGCAGGTAGGCTGTCTAACGTTCACTTTCCTGGTTCACAATTAGACTCCCgtacatatatttttgttcttgACAATCTAGAGACTATTATTACTTGTATGTCTCAAGGTTTTTACAGTTCCTTTAAGGAGGCTATCTGTATGGGTGATGGTATGTAGTTACCCCTACATTTGAGGCCATGATTGAATCTCCGTACCCAATATTCTTGAAAAGAACGCATCCCATATGAAGCAATAACATAGGCGGCACTGCCAATTATGAATAGGAGATCAAACTTACCAAACTCTTCAAGCCAACGTAATTTATGTCCAATACAGAACCATCGACTGTTCAAATAGCCAGCCACTGAACACTTTAGAGAGTGTTCAATAGCCAATCACCCAACATGTATAACTTCTAGCTTAGAAGGGTATGGTGGGAAAAGTTGGGCTCTAGTAGGTGCATTTGGGTTTTTCTTATAATTTGCGATTGTAGAACTGaacatcctttttttttttgaataaaaactTTACATCCTTATTGCTCATATAAAATGACAAATTGTATCATTTCACAGAAATATTCCCCTAAAGACTGGCTGGTACGATCATCATTGCCTTCTAACTTCAGTCCAGATATTATACAAATGGTGCTGAACAAGCTGTCCCCAAACAGTGTCCGGTAAGTCTGACGTTGGATTCTTTAGGGGTTTAAGGTGAATGTTTGAATTGTCCTGGATGCTGCATATACAGTGTGCTAAAGTTTGCATCTTCTGGATATATTATTGCTGAGTAAagttaattaaagaaaatggtTTGTTAAAGTGCTTAATCTCTGGATATCTAGGATTTGATAATCAGGTATCAACCCTTACTAAAGACTTGTCTTGTTTTAGTACAAATTAGTTTTCTTTCATGTATATGCAATTGATCATCCTCTTATTGTGTTAGAGATTGTTATTGGTATTTGATTATCTTATCGATACTGTTATGAGATTAAACTGTGATAAGAAGTTTGCTTATATCCCCAATTTCTATAGAATCTTCTGGGAGTCGAAGAAATTTGAAGGTGATACAAACATGGTCGAGCCATGGTATGGAACTGCGTACTGCGTGGAGAGAATTACGAGCTCTATGATTCAGGTTTGTTAGGGAATCCTACTTAAGTGACTGTAGTAGCACAAGGGCATGAatccttttgttttttggagGTCATGCCAGTCATGTTGAAGGAGGAAAGGATAGTAATTTGCTAATCTTGAAGTTGTGTATTTGATTGCAGGAATGGATATCATCCTCCCCAAATGAGAATTTACACCTACCAGCACGTAATGTGTTCATCCCCACCGACTTGTCTCTTAAGAATGAGAATGAGAAGGTGAGGTGAATAGTGACAAAATATGACTCGAACTAATGGGTTCAGATTGtttgcttgtttttttttctctccaaGTTGTTTCTCTTAcgcaaataaaaaataattacatTAATCTTTGTTATTTTATTGTCTTTTAACCAGGTCAAATGTCCAGTTCTGTTAAGAAAGTCACCATGTACAGCACTATGGTACAAGTCTGATACAATGTTTTTTACTCCTAAAGCATACGTCAAGATTCATTTCAATTGTCCACATGCAAGCACCTCCCCTGAAGCAGAAGTCCTGACTAGTATTTTTACTCACATGTTAATGGATTACTTGAATGACTATGGTAAGAGGTGTAATTGCTATCATGTATAATAATTTTAATCAGAATCTCCATTTAATTTCCATTGGTTTTGTGTTTGGCTTACACGGAATATGTCATATACTATGAAGTGCTAATTTATTCCTTCTTTGTCAGCTTATTATGCTGAGGTTGCTAAACTGTACTATGGAATAAACCCCACTGAAGGTGGTTTTCAGGTATACAGCTCTTAAattattgttttggtgtttctgtTGTCTATGGTTTGTTCGTATAGTGTGTTTGTTGTTGTCATATCAATTTCATTTATCATGTTTCCTTGTGTCCTTGTATTTGTAGGTGACTCTTGTTGGCTATAACCACAAATTGAGTATTTTACTGGAAACAGTAATGAAGAAAATTGCAAGCTTTAAAGTGAAAGCCGACAGGTTCTCTGTGATAAAGGTAAACACTCGATGCTTCTTATCTGAAATACTATAATTAAATCTTTTACATATTGTTTTAGCATATGGCTGAAAACTTTAAATGCTGTTACAATGTAAATAGTGATTTGTTCTGTTGTGTTATCTCTTCATGTTATCTTATGTTCTAAAGCActagtaaaatttttattgTATGTAGAAACATACGTCCTATGTAATatatcttctttttatttatttatatctttttgctaaaaaaaaatgtgtttggAACTTCAGCTTTGGATGGGTGTTTTAGAGTTTCCAAGATTCATGTGCTCCTTACACTTGGAGTGGAAGTTTCTGTGATCAGGAGAGTAGCTAAGTTGGcaatagagatgatcttgtttctttttctattaTCAAATATTCagttaactatatatataatgaaaaaGTTGACTTGAAGGATGATGCCAAATAAACTCTCTATCACCTTTAGGGACAGGATTATCTTATATTTGAACACCTTTAAGTaacaattttatattattttcccTGTAAACAAGAACTTTGTGATCTAATAAATTAAATGTGTATTGCTTAGTACCAtgtcttcttgtttttttgcTGTAGAACTTGGTATTGTTAGCTTCTGATGTTTATTGCCTGTTCTTGtgcttgatttttttaaagaattctGTTAGAGTGGCTGATTTGCTAGACATATAACTTGGTAAACAGATATCGTAGCTGGTGCATATATTTGATTCTATCTAACATGTGTTATTTGTCCCATTGCTCCTCCTAGGAAATGATCACAAAGGAGTACCAGAACTTCAAATTTCAACAGCCTTATCAGCAGGCTATGAATTATTGCTCATTAATTCTACAGGACCAGACATGGCCATGGCTGGAACAACTGGAAGTTCTTCCTCATCTTGAAGTTGAAGATCTTGCTAAGTTTGTTCCAATGATGCTCTCAAGGGCCTTCGTAGAGTGTTATACAGCAGGTT contains:
- the LOC126797520 gene encoding insulin-degrading enzyme-like 1, peroxisomal gives rise to the protein MAVGKEDILKPRMDKREYRRIVLPNSLEVLLISDPNTDKCAASMDVSVGSFSDPDGLEGLAHFLEHMLFYASEKYPLEDSYMKYITEHGGRTNAFTASEHTNYHFDTNPDGFEEALDRFAQFFIKPLMSADATTREIKAVDSENQKNLLSDGWRMNQLQKHLSAVDHPYHKFSTGNWDTLEVRPKAKGLDTRHELIKFYEEYYSANLMHLVIYGKEKLDKIQGLVEDKFKEVQNIDRNCLRFAGEPCPSEHLEILVRTVPIKEGHKLRLAWPITPEIHHYKEVPCRYLGHLIGHEGEGSLYYILKTLGWATGLSAGESDSTLDFAFFKVNIDLTNAGHEHMQDIVGLLFKYISLLQQSGVCKWIFDELSAVCETQFHYQDKIQPINYVVDISCNMQKYSPKDWLVRSSLPSNFSPDIIQMVLNKLSPNSVRIFWESKKFEGDTNMVEPWYGTAYCVERITSSMIQEWISSSPNENLHLPARNVFIPTDLSLKNENEKVKCPVLLRKSPCTALWYKSDTMFFTPKAYVKIHFNCPHASTSPEAEVLTSIFTHMLMDYLNDYAYYAEVAKLYYGINPTEGGFQVTLVGYNHKLSILLETVMKKIASFKVKADRFSVIKEMITKEYQNFKFQQPYQQAMNYCSLILQDQTWPWLEQLEVLPHLEVEDLAKFVPMMLSRAFVECYTAGNLQSHEAESMILHVEDVFFKGANPICQPLFPSQHFTNRVVKLEKGKSFIYPVEGLNPSDENSSLVHYIQVHQDDFMLNVKLQLFVLIAKQPAFHQLRSVEQLGYITALLNRNDSGILGLQFIIQSTVKGPGHIDLRVEEFLKTFESKIYEMTTDEFKSNVNTLIDMKLEKHKNLREEARFYWREISDGTLKFDRKEAEIAALRQLTQQELINFFNEHIKVGAPQKRSLSVRVYGNPHSSEYTSDKSSQVQPCTVNIDDIFTFRRSQPLYGSFKGNLGNLKL